One region of Danio aesculapii chromosome 7, fDanAes4.1, whole genome shotgun sequence genomic DNA includes:
- the mtch2 gene encoding mitochondrial carrier homolog 2, with product MADTCGQVLLGSGLTVLSHPLMYIKVLVQVGHEPLPPTLGRNMFGRQVYQLPGLFAYAKHIIKIDGKAGLFKGLAPRLCAGTIGTIVHSKALQKCQEEKIEVLGSSLKSDEGSLQRVVNETTKEMIARSCATVVTHPFHVITLRCMVQFIGREAKYSGVFDSIVTIYREEGILGFFAGLIPRLLGDVLSLWICNMLAHFINTYTIDESTSHTGEIKNCSQAVTGFFASMLTYPFVLVSNMMAVNNCGLAGGLPPYAAIYPNWLHCWSHLSREGNMSRGNSLFFRKLPAGKTYAIEQKRFF from the exons ATGGCGGACACATGTGGCCAAGTCCTCCTTGGGTCTGGATTAACAGTCCTTTCCCACCCTCTTATGTACATCAAGGTTTTAGTTCAG GTCGGACATGAACCTCTCCCTCCCACCCTAGGACGGAATATGTTTGGTCGACAAGTGTACCAACTTCCCGGGCTTTTTGCATATG CCAAACACATTATCAAGATTGATGGAAAAGCAGGTCTGTTTAAGGGTCTCGCCCCAAGGCTGTGTGCTGGGACCATTGGCACCATTGTCCACAGTAAAGCCTTGCAG AAGTGCCAGGAGGAAAAAATTGAG GTGTTGGGAAGCAGTCTGAAATCAGACGAAGGGTCTCTGCAACGTGTAGTAAATGAG ACCACTAAAGAGATGATTGCACGCTCATGTGCTACAGTTGTCACACACCCTTTTCATG TGATCACACTCAGATGTATGGTCCAGTTTATTGGCAGAGAAGCCAAATACAG TGGTGTTTTTGACTCCATAGTTACCATATACAGAGAGGAGGGAATCCTGGGATTTTTTGC TGGCCTCATTCCTCGTCTACTGGGAGACGTTCTTTCCCTGTGGATCTGCAACATGCTTGCTCACTtcataaacacatacactatagatgAGTCG ACGAGTCATACAGGAGAGATCAAGAACTGCTCTCAGGCTGTGACTGGG TTTTTCGCAAGTATGCTGACCTATCCATTTGTATTGGTGTCCaacatgatggcagtaaataactGTGG GCTGGCTGGAGGTCTGCCACCTTATGCTGCCATTTATCCCAACTGGCTGCACTGCTGGAGTCACCTGAGCCGAGAG